One Sphingobium sp. CAP-1 genomic region harbors:
- a CDS encoding Hsp70 family protein has translation MYLGIDLGTSNSAIVGNRGGRLDLYKAVSGEDVLASVVMADRHGSRYVGKRAYEQLRTSPKGIAARFKRLLGTSTILPFGPEEDSITPEEASSEVLRQLLKQMRATLGDGEAIDGAVVTVPAAFNQMQSEATIRAARAAGLTQVGLLQEPIAAALACIEKPDARTGLFLVYDLGGGTFDVALVRAIDGQVSIEAHEGINMLGGSDFDRMIVESFVRPWLEREFALPQGWQTDPAYRRLLALATANAEAAKIELSSAPEAIIFVSEHDARATDGNGREMFVEIVLRRADLDGLVADKVDQSIDLCRKVIADHGYGAGDISKVVLIGGPSRMPIIRERVPADLGIATDLDIDPMTAVARGAAIYAESRNWASGEAEAKPARVAQAAGADVSYDYEARTARDRGRIRVTAAGGGDGLRVSAASDDGRDYGERPVSESPVFVVALGEGETRVRMTVTDAVGARVEEACADLVITRVQAAAAGAPCTSTIAVKVEDGDGTRAVNVLEPLIRKGETLPRKGARTFRSARRLDPGSEEHIDVELFEQAEGVLEPEANLLIGSFRLSGADLPAYAAPLRPGEQVVLHWSVDDSQLIRCSIELPEQGLHLRDHSFYMDDLARVDFATHGRSYATVALDRAAVALEAFDGLDAAVHLQFGSHIRQLDQRIRDQFRRLDSAIEADTFRSIAEEARLLRQDISRLRHRPELRIQIVRSDLYRVEARSRALLATLSQADRERIDQLRTAAEQALEEGRIAIADRTIKAIDQLLMGAQRQRPEFFVEAFAYLQLQRNISTDPARFDMLVTRGRAALASGDLGTVQDVCQGLVGILNFPREQEADVAALAGLRR, from the coding sequence AACGGCTGCTCGGCACCAGCACCATTTTGCCCTTCGGCCCGGAGGAGGACAGCATCACCCCCGAAGAGGCGAGCAGCGAAGTGCTGCGCCAGTTGCTGAAGCAAATGCGCGCCACACTGGGTGATGGTGAGGCGATTGACGGCGCGGTCGTCACCGTGCCCGCCGCCTTCAACCAGATGCAGTCGGAAGCGACGATCCGCGCGGCCCGTGCCGCCGGATTGACGCAGGTGGGTCTGTTGCAGGAGCCGATCGCCGCCGCGCTGGCCTGTATCGAAAAGCCCGACGCGCGCACCGGCCTGTTCCTGGTCTATGATTTGGGCGGCGGCACGTTCGACGTGGCGCTGGTGCGGGCGATCGACGGGCAGGTGTCGATCGAGGCGCATGAAGGCATCAACATGCTGGGCGGCAGCGATTTCGACCGGATGATCGTGGAGAGCTTCGTCCGGCCATGGCTGGAACGCGAGTTCGCGCTGCCACAGGGCTGGCAGACCGATCCCGCCTATCGCCGCCTGCTCGCGCTCGCCACCGCCAATGCCGAAGCCGCCAAGATCGAACTGTCCAGCGCGCCCGAAGCGATCATCTTCGTGTCTGAGCATGATGCTCGCGCGACCGATGGCAACGGGCGAGAGATGTTCGTGGAGATCGTGCTGCGCCGCGCGGACCTGGACGGGCTGGTCGCCGACAAGGTGGATCAGTCGATCGACCTCTGCCGCAAGGTGATCGCCGACCATGGCTATGGCGCGGGCGACATCAGCAAGGTGGTGCTGATCGGCGGGCCGTCGCGAATGCCGATCATCCGCGAGCGGGTGCCCGCCGACCTCGGCATCGCCACCGACCTCGACATCGATCCGATGACGGCGGTGGCGCGGGGCGCGGCCATCTATGCCGAAAGCCGCAACTGGGCGTCGGGCGAGGCGGAGGCCAAGCCTGCGCGCGTGGCGCAGGCGGCCGGCGCGGACGTGTCCTATGATTATGAGGCGCGCACCGCGCGTGATCGCGGCCGCATCCGCGTGACGGCGGCGGGCGGCGGCGACGGGCTGCGCGTGTCCGCCGCCAGCGACGACGGGCGCGATTATGGCGAGCGGCCGGTCAGCGAAAGCCCGGTTTTCGTCGTGGCGCTGGGCGAGGGCGAGACGCGGGTGCGGATGACCGTGACCGACGCGGTGGGCGCGCGGGTGGAGGAGGCCTGCGCCGACCTCGTCATCACTCGCGTTCAGGCCGCCGCCGCCGGCGCGCCCTGCACCAGCACGATCGCGGTCAAGGTGGAGGATGGTGACGGCACCCGCGCGGTCAACGTGCTGGAACCGTTGATCCGCAAGGGCGAGACGCTGCCACGCAAGGGCGCGCGCACCTTCCGTTCGGCGCGCCGGCTCGATCCGGGCAGCGAGGAGCATATCGATGTCGAGCTGTTCGAGCAGGCCGAAGGCGTGCTGGAGCCGGAGGCCAATCTGCTGATCGGCTCCTTCCGCCTGTCGGGCGCGGACCTCCCCGCCTATGCCGCGCCGCTGAGGCCGGGCGAACAGGTGGTGCTGCACTGGTCGGTGGATGACAGCCAGCTCATCCGCTGCTCGATCGAACTGCCCGAACAGGGGCTGCACCTGCGCGACCACAGTTTCTACATGGACGATCTGGCGCGGGTCGATTTCGCCACCCATGGCCGGTCCTACGCCACCGTGGCGCTCGATCGCGCGGCGGTCGCGCTGGAGGCGTTTGACGGGCTGGACGCGGCCGTTCATCTGCAATTCGGTTCCCATATCCGCCAGCTTGACCAGCGCATCCGCGATCAGTTCCGTCGGCTCGACAGCGCGATCGAGGCCGACACCTTCCGCTCGATCGCGGAGGAAGCACGGCTGTTGCGGCAGGATATATCGCGGCTGCGTCACCGGCCCGAACTGCGCATCCAGATCGTGCGCAGCGACCTCTATCGGGTCGAGGCCCGCTCGCGTGCTTTGCTCGCGACCCTGTCGCAGGCGGATCGCGAGCGGATCGACCAGCTTCGCACGGCGGCGGAACAGGCGCTGGAGGAAGGGCGCATCGCCATCGCCGACCGGACGATCAAGGCGATCGACCAGTTATTGATGGGCGCGCAGCGGCAACGGCCCGAATTTTTCGTCGAGGCGTTCGCCTATCTCCAGTTGCAGCGGAATATCAGCACCGATCCGGCCCGGTTCGACATGCTGGTGACACGCGGCCGCGCCGCGCTCGCCAGCGGGGATCTCGGCACGGTGCAGGATGTCTGTCAGGGGCTGGTCGGCATCCTCAACTTCCCCAGGGAACAGGAAGCTGATGTCGCGGCGCTGGCGGGCCTGCGCCGCTGA